From Nguyenibacter vanlangensis, one genomic window encodes:
- a CDS encoding DUF2442 domain-containing protein, which translates to MPISAARFDPTATDVWTDSDLLHVVMADGRELSVPLEWFPRLRDASSEQRSRWRFIGRGKGIHWPDVDEDILVASLLRLS; encoded by the coding sequence ATGCCCATTTCGGCAGCCAGGTTTGATCCGACCGCCACGGACGTTTGGACGGACAGCGATCTTCTTCATGTCGTGATGGCGGATGGGCGTGAGCTTTCCGTCCCTCTCGAATGGTTCCCGCGTCTGCGCGATGCGTCGTCGGAGCAAAGGTCTCGCTGGCGGTTCATCGGGCGCGGCAAGGGGATCCATTGGCCGGATGTGGATGAGGACATCCTGGTTGCGAGTCTGCTGCGCCTGTCCTGA
- a CDS encoding DUF4160 domain-containing protein, translating into MPTVLRIDGYRFFFYSMEGNEPPHIHVEAGENVAKYWLGPVALAMNDGFRSHELTKLRGLVATHKDMFREAWDAHFGSQV; encoded by the coding sequence ATGCCTACGGTCCTGCGGATTGATGGCTATCGGTTCTTCTTCTACAGCATGGAAGGCAACGAACCGCCGCATATCCATGTCGAAGCGGGGGAAAACGTTGCGAAATACTGGCTCGGACCTGTCGCCCTGGCAATGAATGATGGGTTCAGGTCACACGAACTCACCAAGCTGCGCGGGCTCGTTGCCACGCATAAGGACATGTTCAGGGAGGCATGGGATGCCCATTTCGGCAGCCAGGTTTGA
- a CDS encoding glycosyltransferase family 4 protein, whose product MKVLEVTNVDFSLRHFLLPLMRGLRAAGHEVVGVCADGPLLADVRGEGFRVEMVPMARSFSPVAQARALGALIGLIRRERPDIVHAHMPISGLLARLAARLCGVPCIAYTCHGFLFNQPGPVARRGLALVLEWLAGRITHRYFTVSRQEAEDARRLHIHPAAEAVGNGRDPARFRPDPEARARIRADLGVPEDAVVIIAVSRLVRHKGYPELLEAMEQVPGAMLWVVGERLASDHGAALDAAFARARQVLGDRLLCVGYRGDVPALLAAADIFTLPSHFEGLPMSVIEAMLSGLPVVATDIRGPREQVVNGRTGLLVPPGEAAPLGRSLNRLVRDAALRRQMGAAGRQRALARYDERVVIAGAVEALLAGTATGADTAPAAERASDGVARDA is encoded by the coding sequence ATGAAGGTTCTGGAAGTCACGAACGTCGATTTCTCGTTGCGGCATTTCCTTCTGCCCCTGATGCGCGGGTTGCGTGCGGCGGGGCATGAGGTGGTGGGCGTCTGTGCGGATGGGCCGCTGCTGGCCGATGTGCGCGGGGAGGGGTTTCGCGTCGAGATGGTGCCGATGGCGCGGTCCTTCTCGCCCGTTGCGCAGGCGCGGGCGCTGGGGGCGCTGATCGGGCTGATCCGGCGCGAGCGGCCGGACATCGTCCATGCCCATATGCCGATCAGCGGCCTGCTGGCGCGGCTGGCCGCGCGGCTGTGCGGCGTGCCGTGCATTGCCTATACCTGCCACGGCTTTCTGTTCAACCAGCCGGGGCCGGTCGCGCGGCGCGGGCTGGCGCTGGTGCTGGAATGGCTGGCCGGGCGGATCACCCACCGGTATTTCACCGTGTCGCGGCAGGAGGCCGAGGACGCGCGGCGGCTGCATATCCATCCGGCGGCGGAGGCCGTGGGTAACGGGCGCGATCCGGCCCGCTTCCGCCCCGATCCCGAGGCGCGGGCGCGGATCCGTGCCGACTTGGGCGTGCCCGAGGATGCCGTCGTGATCATCGCCGTGTCGCGGCTGGTGCGGCACAAGGGCTATCCGGAATTGCTGGAGGCGATGGAGCAGGTGCCGGGCGCCATGCTGTGGGTGGTGGGCGAGCGCCTGGCGTCGGACCATGGGGCGGCGCTGGACGCGGCGTTCGCGCGGGCGCGGCAGGTGCTGGGCGACCGGCTGCTTTGCGTGGGCTATCGGGGGGATGTGCCGGCGCTGCTGGCGGCGGCGGACATCTTTACCCTGCCCAGCCATTTCGAGGGCCTGCCGATGTCGGTGATCGAGGCCATGCTGAGCGGCCTGCCGGTGGTGGCGACCGATATTCGCGGCCCGCGCGAGCAGGTGGTGAACGGGCGTACCGGCCTGCTGGTGCCGCCGGGCGAGGCGGCGCCGCTGGGACGGTCGCTCAACCGGCTGGTCCGCGACGCGGCGCTGCGCCGCCAGATGGGCGCGGCCGGGCGGCAGCGCGCGCTGGCGCGCTATGACGAGCGGGTGGTGATCGCCGGGGCGGTCGAGGCGCTGCTGGCTGGAACGGCGACGGGAGCGGACACGGCGCCGGCGGCGGAGCGGGCTTCGGACGGCGTGGCGCGGGATGCGTGA